A genomic window from Serratia liquefaciens includes:
- the rne gene encoding ribonuclease E has product MKRMLINATQQEELRVALVDGQRLYDLDIESPGHEQKKANIYKGKITRIEPSLEAAFVDYGAERHGFLPLKEIAREYFPSNYSSHGRPNIKDVLREGQEVIVQVDKEERGNKGAALTTFISLAGSYLVLMPNNPRAGGISRRIEGDDRTELKEALSSLQLPDGMGLIVRTAGVGKSADALQWDLSFRLKHWEAIKKAAEGRAAPFLIHQESNVIVRAFRDYLRPDIGEILIDNPKVLDLAKEHIAALGRPDFSSKIKLYSGEIPLFSHYQIESQIESAFQREVRLPSGGSIVIDSTEALTAIDINSARATRGGDIEETAFNTNLEAADEIARQLRLRDLGGLIVIDFIDMTPVRHQREVENRLRDAVRQDRARIQIGRISRFGLLEMSRQRLSPSLGESSHHVCPRCNGTGTIRDNESLALSILRLIEEEALKENTKEVHAIVPVQVASYLLNEKRESVSAIEKRQGGVKAIIVPNDQMQTPHYSVLRVRKGEETPTLSYLLPKLHEEEMAQPLEDAPMERKRPEQPALASFSLAADAPPPAEEAVVTQAAVAAPVTKQAAPAAAKPGLLGRLFGGLKALFAGEEQPAVEAKPVVEAPKTESNGENRRQDRRGQRRQGTGRKDRGERGERSDRPERGERKERGEGRDNRDRDNREPRENREPRDNREGRETREVRDEQRRNRRNAQQTTAAVTDEPQSEEATKAQREEQQQRREQRAERQRRRQEEKRQAQQEVAALESTEAATANTASDEDHEERQMQNMQRRQRRPLSQKVRVLSAEEELHRAAEELLAPKTPVAKAQDAKPAQAEDSVKLLPETVEAQAEDDAQGDNRANGENGMPRRSRRSPRHLRVSGQRRRRYRDERYPTQSPMPLAGAFASPEMASGKVWVSYPVTQTAQVIEEAEVQAEASEIAADNVMAPEAVSVAAPVVAAVAEQAIAPVNQPEVVAVAAEAVEEAQPVIETAEPIIAAQAEDTPVAAETPAVEETAVVEAAAVVEETPAVEAVPAVETAPEVEETPVAEAAPVSVVEETATVAEAVIEPVAPVVETAPVQETVAPAVVEKQAPAVQQQPAPVQADTLYKHIATAPMTKAPAPDYVPEQQQHSDWQRPSFAFEGKGSAGGHAAVNQATAPATKPQPVNE; this is encoded by the coding sequence ATGAAAAGAATGTTGATTAACGCAACTCAGCAGGAAGAGTTGCGTGTTGCCCTCGTAGATGGACAGCGGCTGTATGATTTGGATATTGAAAGTCCGGGTCATGAACAGAAAAAAGCGAATATTTACAAAGGCAAAATCACTCGTATAGAACCAAGTCTTGAAGCAGCGTTCGTAGATTACGGCGCCGAACGACATGGTTTCCTCCCTCTTAAAGAAATCGCTCGCGAATACTTCCCAAGTAACTACTCCTCCCATGGTCGCCCGAACATCAAAGATGTGCTGCGCGAAGGCCAGGAAGTGATCGTTCAGGTTGATAAAGAAGAACGTGGCAACAAAGGCGCCGCCTTGACCACCTTCATCAGCCTGGCCGGCAGTTATTTGGTTCTGATGCCGAACAACCCACGTGCCGGTGGTATTTCACGCCGCATCGAAGGTGATGACCGCACTGAATTGAAAGAAGCGCTTTCTTCTCTGCAACTCCCAGATGGCATGGGCCTGATTGTTCGTACCGCAGGCGTTGGCAAATCAGCCGATGCATTGCAGTGGGATCTCTCTTTCCGCCTGAAGCACTGGGAAGCGATTAAAAAAGCCGCTGAAGGCCGCGCTGCGCCCTTCCTGATCCATCAGGAAAGCAACGTCATCGTACGTGCATTCCGCGACTATCTGCGCCCGGACATCGGCGAAATCCTGATCGACAATCCAAAAGTTCTCGATCTGGCCAAAGAGCACATCGCTGCCCTGGGCCGTCCGGATTTCAGCAGCAAAATCAAACTGTACAGCGGTGAAATCCCCCTGTTCAGCCACTACCAAATCGAATCTCAAATCGAATCCGCCTTCCAGCGTGAAGTTCGCCTGCCTTCCGGCGGTTCGATCGTTATCGACTCTACCGAAGCGCTGACCGCTATCGACATCAACTCCGCGCGTGCAACCCGCGGCGGCGATATCGAAGAAACTGCGTTCAATACCAATCTGGAAGCGGCAGACGAGATCGCTCGCCAGTTGCGCCTGCGTGACCTCGGCGGTCTGATCGTTATCGACTTTATCGATATGACCCCGGTTCGCCACCAGCGCGAAGTGGAAAACCGCCTGCGCGATGCCGTGCGTCAAGACCGTGCGCGTATCCAGATCGGCCGCATTTCCCGTTTCGGTCTGCTTGAGATGTCGCGTCAGCGCCTCAGCCCGTCACTGGGTGAATCCAGCCATCACGTTTGCCCGCGCTGTAACGGCACCGGCACCATCCGTGATAACGAATCTCTGGCGCTGTCCATTCTTCGTTTGATCGAAGAAGAAGCGCTGAAAGAAAACACCAAGGAAGTTCACGCTATCGTGCCGGTCCAGGTGGCTTCTTACCTGCTGAACGAAAAACGTGAATCGGTGAGCGCGATCGAGAAACGTCAGGGTGGCGTGAAAGCGATCATCGTGCCGAACGATCAGATGCAAACCCCGCACTACTCTGTGCTGCGCGTACGTAAGGGTGAAGAAACACCAACCCTGAGCTACCTGTTGCCGAAACTGCACGAAGAAGAGATGGCTCAGCCGTTGGAAGATGCGCCGATGGAGCGCAAACGCCCGGAACAGCCGGCTCTGGCCTCGTTCTCTCTGGCCGCCGATGCACCACCACCGGCTGAAGAAGCCGTTGTTACTCAGGCCGCTGTTGCAGCACCAGTAACCAAACAAGCTGCACCAGCCGCTGCCAAACCGGGCCTGTTGGGCCGTCTGTTCGGTGGTCTGAAAGCGCTGTTTGCCGGTGAAGAACAACCGGCTGTCGAAGCCAAACCTGTCGTCGAAGCGCCTAAAACCGAAAGCAACGGTGAAAACCGTCGCCAGGATCGTCGTGGTCAACGCCGTCAGGGTACCGGTCGTAAAGACCGCGGTGAACGCGGAGAACGTAGCGATCGTCCAGAACGCGGAGAACGCAAAGAGCGCGGTGAAGGCCGTGATAACCGCGATCGTGATAATCGTGAGCCGCGTGAAAATCGTGAACCACGCGATAACCGCGAAGGCCGTGAAACACGCGAAGTGCGTGACGAGCAGCGCCGCAACCGTCGCAATGCGCAGCAAACTACCGCTGCAGTTACCGATGAGCCACAGTCTGAAGAAGCCACCAAGGCACAGCGCGAAGAGCAGCAACAGCGCCGTGAACAGCGTGCCGAACGCCAACGCCGTCGTCAGGAAGAAAAGCGTCAGGCTCAGCAGGAAGTCGCCGCACTGGAAAGCACTGAGGCTGCTACTGCCAATACCGCCAGCGATGAAGATCACGAAGAACGTCAGATGCAGAATATGCAACGTCGTCAACGTCGTCCTCTGTCGCAGAAGGTTCGTGTGCTGTCTGCAGAAGAAGAACTGCATCGCGCAGCGGAAGAATTGCTGGCACCTAAAACGCCTGTAGCGAAAGCTCAGGACGCGAAACCTGCTCAGGCTGAAGACAGCGTTAAACTGCTGCCGGAAACCGTTGAAGCACAGGCTGAAGACGATGCACAAGGTGACAACCGCGCTAATGGCGAAAACGGCATGCCACGCCGCTCACGTCGTTCTCCACGTCACCTGCGCGTTAGCGGTCAGCGTCGTCGTCGTTACCGTGACGAGCGTTACCCAACTCAGTCGCCAATGCCACTGGCGGGCGCTTTTGCTTCACCAGAGATGGCGTCAGGCAAGGTCTGGGTGAGTTACCCTGTCACACAAACTGCGCAAGTGATTGAAGAAGCTGAAGTTCAGGCCGAAGCTAGTGAAATCGCTGCCGATAACGTCATGGCACCAGAAGCCGTCAGCGTGGCCGCTCCAGTGGTTGCCGCGGTTGCTGAACAGGCCATCGCCCCGGTTAACCAGCCGGAAGTTGTGGCAGTCGCGGCTGAAGCGGTTGAAGAAGCCCAACCGGTTATTGAAACCGCTGAGCCAATCATCGCTGCTCAGGCTGAAGACACTCCGGTAGCAGCTGAAACACCAGCGGTTGAAGAAACTGCAGTGGTTGAAGCAGCCGCCGTGGTCGAAGAAACTCCAGCCGTTGAAGCTGTACCCGCTGTTGAAACTGCTCCTGAGGTTGAAGAAACTCCAGTGGCAGAAGCAGCGCCGGTATCGGTGGTGGAAGAAACGGCAACCGTGGCAGAAGCCGTCATCGAGCCTGTTGCACCTGTGGTTGAAACTGCCCCGGTTCAGGAAACTGTAGCGCCGGCCGTTGTTGAAAAACAAGCGCCGGCAGTGCAACAGCAACCCGCACCGGTACAGGCTGATACGCTGTACAAGCATATCGCTACGGCGCCAATGACCAAGGCCCCTGCACCGGACTATGTGCCGGAGCAGCAGCAACACAGCGATTGGCAGCGCCCTTCCTTCGCCTTCGAAGGTAAAGGCTCAGCCGGTGGCCATGCGGCAGTAAATCAAGCGACCGCACCGGCAACCAAACCGCAGCCGGTTAACGAATAA